CTCACCCTCGTCGAACCGTGACCCGCACGCCGGCCTCGCGCCGGCGTGCGGGCAACGCTCCACTCAGGCGGTGTCGTCGGTGAGGCGGTGGCGGTTGGCCTCGATCCAGGCGTCGAGGGCGGCCGGGTCGTCGGGGTCGACACCGTCGGCCATCAGCTGGGCCACCGCGGCCGTCGCCGGGCTGCGCCGCTCGCCGGTGCTGTAGAGGCGGGCGAACTCCGGGATCATCTCCTCGATCGCCTCGTCGGTCCGGCGGGCCGCCGCCTCCGGCAGCCCCTTCCAGCGGGCCGCGTACGCCGCCCAGGCGCGGAGCACCCGGGGCAGCATGGCGGCGTCGTCCATGTCCAGCACGGCGCGTCGGTGCACCCAGTCCAGCAGGAACAACTCGGCCACCGTCGGGCTCCACCGCATCGGGTCCGCGTCGGTGAAGCTGTCCGCGTGGTCGAGCAGCAGGCCCAGGCAGAAGTGCAGGGAGGGCAGCTCCGGGCCGTCCACCGCGTCCAGCCCGAACCGGGCGGCCTCCGGAGAGTCGAGGAAGCCCCGCAGCAGGGTCGTCCGCCGCTCGTCGGTCAGCGGCTCGGTCGCCCCGGCACCGGTCCGGACGGCCGGGGCGGGCAGCGCCGCCAGCCGGGCACCGACCAGCGCCCGGTCGGTGGCGAGCGACCCCTGCGCCGGCAGTTCGGACAGGTCGTCGGTGACCGCCAGGTGGCGGGCCACCTCGGCGTGCATCCGGCCCCCGTCCTCGGGACGGAACCAGGTCAGCTCGTCCTCGGTGCACATCTCGCGGACCTGGCCGAGGATCCGTTCGGCCGGCCCGCCGACGTAGACGTCCTTGATGATGCCGATGTTGTGGTCCACCAGCGCCACCATGGCGTGCTCCGGGCCGCCGTCGGCCTCGTCGTACGCGAAGGTGGCCAGGTAGGAGGTCTGGTCGCCGTACACGTCGCCGTAGGCCCAGACGCCGGTGAGGTGGACCCGGCCGAGCTGGCCGGTCCAGGCGGGGGTGAGCGCGCCGGGCCGGACCTTGCCCGCCCCCTCGGCGTCGGGGACCAGCGCGGCGAAGACGGCGCGGATGGTGGTGGCGGCGGCGCTGCGCCGCCGGGAGGTGGTGGCGAGGAAGCCGCCCACGAACTCGCGGACGGCGTTGTCCCGGTCGGTTTCCGCGACGGAGTAGACGCTGCCCAGCAGCGCGGCGCCGAGCATCTCCGCGTCGAGGGCGCTGTCGAGCCTCGTCACGTCGCGAGCGGCGTGCAGTACCGCCTCGTAGGGGGTCTGTGGCGTGGCCATGCACCGACCCTACGCCGCCGCCGGGACACCGACGGGACGAGCGGATCAGCGGGTCGCGTCGCGCAGCGCGTCGCGCGCCTGCCCGTAGCGGGTCAGCACGGCCCGCACCGGCACCAGGACGTACTCGTCGCCGACGTTCCCCACCGCGATGGTGAGCCGCTTCTCCGCCCGGCGTCGGGCCCGCCGGGCCGCCCACCGGACCACCGGCCGGGTGAGCGCCGCCACCAGCAGGCCGGCGAGCAGCCCGCCGAGCAGCAGCACCGTCGGCCAGGGCACCTCGCCGAGCCTCGGGTAGTCCGGCGCGGGCAGGCCGAGCGCGCGCAGTCCGTAGCCGAGGGCCAACCAGCCCAGGCCCGCGACGGCGGCGAGGGTGACCAGCCACTGGAGGACGCCGATCAGCCGCCACCAGGCGGGCCGCCGGTCCATCCCCAGGTCGGTGCCGGCCACCGCGCGGTCCAGCGCGTCGGGCAGGTCGCCGAGGCGGGACCGGGCCGCGGCGGTCACCGCGGTCGGCCACGGCGCCGGCAGGCCCGCGCCGGAGCGGTCGCCCACCGCGCGGATCGCCAGCCCGAGCGCCGAGCGCTGGGCGGCGGTCGGATCGGGTACGGAGGTGGCCGCGACCAGGCTCTCCGCCGGCTCGTCGGCGCCTGCGGCCGGTCCGGGCAGGTGCAGCCGACGCAGCGGATCGGGGCGCAGCTTCCGCCAGCCCTTGACCAGCGGCCAGCCCGTGGTCCCGCCCGCCCGGTGCCGGTACGCGCCCTCGACCGCGTCGGCCACCGACGGCACCCCGGCCGCCCCGGCCAGTGCCCGGGTCAGCTCCCGCGTCGACCCGTCGTCCGGCCCGGTACGCGGTGGCTCGGCGGCGACCAGCGGCTCCAGCCCGGCCACCACGGTGTCGACGTCGCCGGCGAGCCGACGCAGGGCCGCCTGCCGTTCGGCGACCGTATGCTCCAGCGCGGCCCGCAGCCCGTCCAGCCCGGCCGGGTCGACGGCGACGGTGGGCAGCAGCGGCACCCCGGTCAGCCCGTCGGCGTCGAGCAGTCGGCGCAGGTCGTCGAGGACCCGGGGCAGTTCGGCCGGGGCCAGCCGGTCGGCCTGGTTGAGCACGACCACCGTCACGTCCCGGTGCCGGTGGAACTCGCGCAGGTAGCCGGTGTGGATCACCCGGTCGGCGTACTTCTGCGGGTCGACCACCCAGACCACCAGGTCGACCAGGCCGAGCAGCCGGTCCACCTCCAGCCGGTGGGCCCGCTGCACCGAGTCGAAGTCGGGCAGGTCGAGCAGGACCAGCCCGTGCAGGTCGGACTCGTCGTCGCCGTCCAGCGCGCTCTCCCGGACGAACCGGTGCCGGGGCAGTACACCGATCCAGTCGAGCAGCCGGGAGGCGCCGTCCAGGTCCCCCCAGACGCAGGCGTGCGCCACGCCGGTGGTCGGCCGGCGGACGCCGACCGGGGAGAGTTCCAGTCGGGCGAGCGCGTTGAACAGGCTGGACTTGCCGCTGCCGGTGGCCCCGGCGAGGGCGACCACGGTGTGGTCCCCGGAGAGTGCCAGCCGGGTGCCGGCCCGTTCCACCACGGTGTGCGCGGGCACCAGCTGCGTGTCGGGCACCTGGCCGTCCACCGCGCCGAGGAACCGCTGCACGGCCGCCAGGCGGCCGACCAGCTCGTCGGGGTCGACCCGCTGGTCGCCCCGGAACGCCTCGCGCATCCGTCCGACGATGTTGCTCACGGGCCGTCCGTCCCGGCCGGCGGCAGCGCCGGCCCGTCGTTGCGGGACAGGCCGCTGCGGTGTCGGGCGACCTCCACCTGGTCGGCGGCCCCGCGCAGTTCGGCTGCGGTGTCGCCGGAGGGCCGGGCCTCCGCCGTCCGGGTGAGGTAGCGGGCCGCCTCCTCGTCGAGCAGCGCCCGGACCCGGTCGAGCAGGTCCACCCGCGCCTTGGCGGCCAGGTCGCGGACCGCCTGGTCGCCGAAGATCGCCTGGAGCACGGCCTGCGCGGCGACGGTGGTGCCGGCGCCGGTGGCGACCTCCAGGCCGGTGGGGATGAAGGCGGTGGAGGCGAAGACCGCGATCATGACGGCGAGGCCGGTGGCGTTCACCGCGTACGCCGCGGTGCGGGCCACGAAGCGCCGGTCGCCGCCCTCGGCCCGGACCAGTTCGAGCACCTCGCGCTGCCAGTCGCGGACCAGCCGCTCGGCGCGCTCGGCGAGGTCGTCGGCGGGGTGGGCCAGCGCCGGGTCGAGCAGCGCCGCGCCGGCCGGGTGCGCCTTCCACCCGGTGTACGCGTTCTCCGCCGCCTCGGAGGCGACCCCGCGCAGCAGCGTCACCAGTTGCGACTCGATGGCGGTACGCAGCTCGGCGGCGGGCGCGGGCCGTCCGGTCACGGCGGCGACCACCCGGTCCCGCAGCCGGCCGATCCGTGCCTCCAGGGTGCGGAAGAACTCGCCGGTGCCGACGAACTCCTGCCACCGGGCCAGCACCTCGCCGCGGAGCAGCCGGCCGTCCTTCAACCCCTGCTCGACGGTCCGTTCCGCCCCCCGGTACGCCGCCCGGACCCGCTCGTCGAGCGCGTCGGCGGCGGCCACCTGCTCGTCGGCGGCGTCGGCGAGTGCCGCCACGGCGGGGCGCAGCGCGGCGAGCGCGCCGTCCAGGGTCTGCCGGACCACGGCGGCCCGGGCGTCGGCGTCCGCGGCGAGCCGGGAGAACCAGTCGCTGAGCGGGGCGGTGACCCGGCCGGGCAGCAGGCCCTGCCCGTCCACCCAGGTCTCCGGGAGCACGAAGAGCGGTGCCGCCTCGAGGCCCTGGGCGGCCAGCATCTCGGACAGGTGGGCGGCGATCTCGTCGGCGGCCTCCGGCGGCACCCGGTCGAGCACCATGGCGATCACCGCGCCCCGGGCCCGCGCGCTGCGCAGCAGCTCCCAGGGGACGGCGTCGGCGTACCGGGCGGCGGTGGTCACGAAGAGCCAGAGGTCGGCGGCGGCCAGCAGCTGCCCGGCGAGGGCGCGGTTGGCGTCGACCACCGAGTCGATGTCGGGCGCGTCGAGGAAGGCCAGCCCGGCGGGCAGGTGCGGCGCGGTGACCAGGTGCAGGGTGCCCGGGTTCTCGCTCGGCTCGTTGGTCCGGGTGAGGCCGGGCAGCAGTTCGCCCTGGCGGAACCACGCCGAGTCGGCCGGGTTGCAGACCAGCACCGGCGAGCGCGTGGTCGGCCGGAGCACGCCGGCGGCGCTGACCCGCGCCTGCACCAGGCTGTTGACCAGGGTGGACTTGCCGGCCCCGGTGGAGCCGCCGACCACCACCAGCAGCGGCGCGTCGAGCCGGGCCAGCCGGGGCAGCAGATAGTCGTCGAGCTGGTCGACGAGGGTGGCGGCGGAGCGGCGGGCCGGCTCGGCCGAGGGCAGGGCGAGCGGGAAACGGGCCGCCCCGGTCGCGGCCCGCAGACCGGCGAGGGCGGCGGGCAGACCCGTCGCGCCGGTGGCGGGCAGGTCGTCCCCGGCGTCCGACGATCCGGTACGGGCGGCGACGGCGGGCGTGCCGGCATGGGTGGCGGGAT
The Micromonospora sp. R77 DNA segment above includes these coding regions:
- a CDS encoding GTPase, producing the protein MREAFRGDQRVDPDELVGRLAAVQRFLGAVDGQVPDTQLVPAHTVVERAGTRLALSGDHTVVALAGATGSGKSSLFNALARLELSPVGVRRPTTGVAHACVWGDLDGASRLLDWIGVLPRHRFVRESALDGDDESDLHGLVLLDLPDFDSVQRAHRLEVDRLLGLVDLVVWVVDPQKYADRVIHTGYLREFHRHRDVTVVVLNQADRLAPAELPRVLDDLRRLLDADGLTGVPLLPTVAVDPAGLDGLRAALEHTVAERQAALRRLAGDVDTVVAGLEPLVAAEPPRTGPDDGSTRELTRALAGAAGVPSVADAVEGAYRHRAGGTTGWPLVKGWRKLRPDPLRRLHLPGPAAGADEPAESLVAATSVPDPTAAQRSALGLAIRAVGDRSGAGLPAPWPTAVTAAARSRLGDLPDALDRAVAGTDLGMDRRPAWWRLIGVLQWLVTLAAVAGLGWLALGYGLRALGLPAPDYPRLGEVPWPTVLLLGGLLAGLLVAALTRPVVRWAARRARRRAEKRLTIAVGNVGDEYVLVPVRAVLTRYGQARDALRDATR
- a CDS encoding dynamin family protein, producing MTTHGDPATHAGTPAVAARTGSSDAGDDLPATGATGLPAALAGLRAATGAARFPLALPSAEPARRSAATLVDQLDDYLLPRLARLDAPLLVVVGGSTGAGKSTLVNSLVQARVSAAGVLRPTTRSPVLVCNPADSAWFRQGELLPGLTRTNEPSENPGTLHLVTAPHLPAGLAFLDAPDIDSVVDANRALAGQLLAAADLWLFVTTAARYADAVPWELLRSARARGAVIAMVLDRVPPEAADEIAAHLSEMLAAQGLEAAPLFVLPETWVDGQGLLPGRVTAPLSDWFSRLAADADARAAVVRQTLDGALAALRPAVAALADAADEQVAAADALDERVRAAYRGAERTVEQGLKDGRLLRGEVLARWQEFVGTGEFFRTLEARIGRLRDRVVAAVTGRPAPAAELRTAIESQLVTLLRGVASEAAENAYTGWKAHPAGAALLDPALAHPADDLAERAERLVRDWQREVLELVRAEGGDRRFVARTAAYAVNATGLAVMIAVFASTAFIPTGLEVATGAGTTVAAQAVLQAIFGDQAVRDLAAKARVDLLDRVRALLDEEAARYLTRTAEARPSGDTAAELRGAADQVEVARHRSGLSRNDGPALPPAGTDGP